AGAGCACCACAGGTCAGTTACTGACATTAACCTTTTCACCACATCAACCCATGCAAATATGATTGGGATGTTAGGACACTCATCCGATCTGATAATTTGCAAATAACAGTGTGCACAGTCATCTAAGCAGATCTGGCTAAAGAAACAAATCCGATTTGCCTGCAATTTGAACACAGCTATTAAGACTAAACACCGGACTTGAGTCATTCAGCTTGGCAATATGAACACTGCCACACAGCATTCTAATCTATATAAGTTTgccttaaaataaaaatctaaatagtTTATGGATGTGTTTATGGAGATGAGATTGGTGGTCTAAGATCACAGTTTTTTAACTTAAAGGAGTGCTGGTCAGATGTACCAATTATGTAATCAACATGTTTGTGTACATTTCTTTTAGGTTGTTTTGGAGAAAGTGGAACAGAACATGCTGTAAAATGTAAACTGGACAAGATTTACACTCCTGAACATCGTTTAAGCTCAGAGGCAGAGGCAGGACGAGGTGTGTGATCCTGAAAAGTAAATGACACTGTGAAATGGAACAATGTAGAACACTTGAACAGTTATTCAAATCAGTtttacagtgtgttacagtggTTTTAATTCAATGTTTCTATCCATTGGAAATCTGCTGGATATTTGTGTGTGAGATGTCAAAGCCGAACATCCTAGCCTAACACCAAAGCAAGAATGTTTATTTtccaaaaatgtttttggtctgaaaatttgcCATCTTGAGTTGAGTTGTCTTCCATGATTTCTTACcaaaaaagacagaaataaagacaAGTTGTTTtgtacaaaatatttttatttatatatattttaccctTTTTCTAACGGCCAAGGCCTGACTGACATTGTAGAGAAATATCCCCTGGGGCAGCACATGCATTAAAGCTGGAATGTGTCTCTTGTCAGTTCAAGATCATTCTACAATACTGTCTCACTCTAGAACGTGCCACCCTGCCCTGGCATTCAAAGCAATAGTGAGGCCAAAGCCCTTGTGAGGCCAAACATCAGTTAATGCCTGAATTCATTGGACAAAATCACGTTGTGGAAACATTCCGAAATGGACCAAGAGTGGAGTCCTCTAGTGGACCAATGAGAGACAATACAGTCAGAGCACATCATGCCCTGACCAATGGGATGGTAAACGACACTCAAAACAAAACAGCTCAATCgatcagttcacacacacacagacacacacacgtgcacgcacacacacatgtataattTGTAATTGATAGAATGACGGAGAGCgtgtgtacatacatacacaattGTGTGTGCCATTATCAGTCTGTGCCAAAGTATCTCTGGCCGAAGTGTGTCGGAGCGACAGGGTGAACTTCAGTTGTCAGTATCGTGATGTCAGGAAACTCCTGTATGATGGACCTTgcacctacatacacacacatacatacacatacacaatttaaattagtataaaaaatgtttcaataaatgtacatatttgaGATGAAATGTCTGAATGAACATAAAAAGGAGAAGCAGAGACCTAGATGTGAAGAATGATAAATGATGTTTGAGTGTTTGTCTTACCGTGTGGAGTGGAGAAAAGGCTAAGCAGTATGATGTGTCTGGCTTGCAGGCCGTGTTCTGTCAGCACCCTCACCGCCTCGATCACAGTGTTACCTGTACCTGATTAAACACATCATAAAGAGTGCTTTCATTATCTTGATACTTTTACCAGACAGTGATTGATTTTGTGTTTAGAAAATTTGCTTAGAaaattaaaatgttcttttacataatattgtgtttttttatactatgacagcttttgataaaaataaaacaatatcacaatatattgcaatatattgaagcaaaacccctgtattgtgatgtgtATTGTCCCGCCCGGttaccaatacacagccctaattaggggtgtcacgattttgatatttaatcaaggTTTTGATTAATGTCATGGTTTTGAGCCTTGAAGtcaaaagaggatcgacgatcccttcCTCTAAGATACACAAGCACGCGcgcactacgcaaatggcgcagctcGCTACTGTCGTGGAcgttgtgactgctcaaagagcagccctttctccagagaatgtggacattctcatctccttaaacaaaaacttaaatatatataaaaataacagttgttttgtctagcctcaaatatgttaatagttttagtaccttaaggagcatctttctctcagataaagttaataatatatctttgttaaagaaaaaacttgtcattctcagggaccgaaaaagtcttaaagtcttatttttcatgtttaactgttatagtaggatagagtttagtttgttaaggctctaattgttctattattttgtacattactgttcctgtatttttttattatttattttgtcatgttgcacattgctgttttaatggtgcacactgctgctaccaaaaaaagccactagatggcattacatatatatcttaatgtatttatttaaatttgaccattattGCCTAATGTgatgtattacagatcacttgtattaCTTTGTATTacagcctctctgctgtaaaaaaaagaaaaaaagaaaatcgagaatcgaatcgaatcgtgaccctaaactCGATAATAAAATCAAGAATTTGAAAAATCGTGACATCCCTGGCCCTAATTTTGAGGCGAGTGTCTGGTGAATCAGGCATGCAGTGTTCCTGTCCTAACTGACTGACAACATTTGAGGTATGGGTACACCTAGTAAGAGGTTTTTGGCACCAGACCAGCAGCATGTTTATACACATTCAACACAAAGCAGATTTTCATATATTGCAACATtatattttaccttaaaataacagcttcaaaGTGCATGATGATACACTGACTTTTAATAGAGAGCATGACATTATACATGAGACCTCTTTCAAGAACTGCATAACACTGCGGGGTCATACTTGTACGAAATCTTGTAACATTATCATGTCAGTCCACAGAGCTTCTTTTCAGCTTGTAAAATGCAGATCAAAAGCTGCCCAAGAGGCGGAGCTTAAAGCAAGTTTCGTATTTACAACAGTAGTGTAAACGTTAATTACTTAAGTAATTttaattctcacataatgctgctttaaaaactTATTTGTCTAGCTTAAATATACTGAATGTTTTAAATTCTGGACTTTGATCtgttaaacactttaaaacaaaatattactGAAAATATTTATTGGTTGATGGTTGAATTAACACTCACTTAGTATGGGATACATGAGCAGCACCTTCCTGCGACTGATGTCGGGGGGGAATTTGGCGTAGTAAACTTTGGCTTTCTGAGTCTCCTCGTCACTTTGGATCAGAATCTTTCCTATGCGGATTGACCTACAGCAATCCCTCAGACCCTGCTCCATAgcctcacctacacacacaaaaaaacaaacaaacagattctAAGGGCaaatcttttattattattaatgtgaaATTTTATTGATCCTGTGTGCACAGTCAGAACAAAAGCATTTAAGTCGGAAATACACTAGGTCGTTTTTTTGCCCCGATTTCAGCCACACTTTTCAGTCTGGTTGAGTCTGTACTAGTAGATTTCAGTAGCCAACAGCTGCAGAGAGAACTGAGTAGTGTGTGAAGGGTACAGATTCCATTTTGTTGGCCTCCAGATTTTTATTCACCCCTACTCTACTAGTGTATACTGGTATGTAAATCAGTGCAAACTGAAATAGCCTTGTAATAGCTaaagaaaaatgtacacaaaaagtaaatacaagattgtttttttttatttacttgccATGTTTACTTTTCGTGCTTAAATGTGCATGTGCaacgtgtttaaatgttttcagaTATTACCATTCAAACTGAATTTGCCTTCCTATTAAATGGTTTACATTTTAATTGAACATTACACCTTAAATGATGCGGCAGTTACATTTTGGTGCTAGTGCATGTCCAATACTCAAGTGTATTCAAGGGTTTTGCAATGTTTCAACAAAAGGAAAAAGGCAGGAAAGCAGACTCAATTCTGCCAATAAAGAACGCAAATCAAATAAAGTGCCTACATAATCATGTAAGTGCATTTAATTAGCGCAGCGAAAATGACTGAACAGTTCAATGGGCTTCTCACTGGAGACAAACTGAGATGGGCTGGTTAAATGTAATGTACAGTGACACTCACCGCTTCGCATAATGCTCACGCCACAGTTCCCCTTCTCAAACTTTACTCCATCATACTTGTGACCTGAACAATGAGCAGACGACAAACACTTTTATTCATGTCTTAAAGCTTTTACACAATTTGAATATGGCGgttattttttgcattgtgtctaagctaaataataaatgatcaaacagaaatgctccaaaataaactGAAAGGAaagtaaaatctttttacatttacttccactAAATTTTAGGAAGTTGTCTTCCTCCTATTGTAAAGTTAAAATTTTAGACCAACAAGTTATTTGAGTGACCATTACGATAAATGATATCTATGGTTATAATCAGCTAGGTCATAATGCTTGTATCCTAGGAACCtgaatatgtaatctgttgatcAAAAGCTGTACATCACAAGATCAGCAATACAGCTTGATTAGCCTTAAGGTCAGCACAGGTTTATACTTACCTGTTGGCGTAGTCACGGTGCATTCGCTGTAGGGAAGCTGATTGAGTCCCTCTTCAACCACCAGTCTTATCTGATTAAATACAAACAGATAATCATCACCTAATGCACAAACATACATGAAGAAATGTTGAATCTGGGCATAAATGGAAAAAATACTTGCATAAGAGTATATGTTCTGTAGCAACTCACAACATGACCAAGATATAATataagatattaaggaaacatgctgagtttaagcacagGCAGTTCTTGTCAGCAGAGGTTTTGAACTGTAAAGTATGTCACGGAAAACTGGGGGGTGCCTCTAAATCTGCCCACCACCACTCCCCAAGtctcatttccacactcagggttgccaggtatagagaacagcacacaaacagtgtgctgcagccatggaaacgggcAAGCTGGCTTTTTTctgttgaacaggtaatcactgagcttcaggaaggtaactaaccatagctaggtaattaACCACCTAGCAGAGCTTGGTAATCCAGACATGAAAGTCAACATTTTTATGTCAGTATTGCCAGTTTTGCACTGTGCTTGACTGGCTGGATTGTTTgggataaaatggaaaaaaattgcaAATGCTTCACTGAACCATCATTTTGCATCCAAAAATTACTTACAAAGTCATCTTAAAACAGTCATACACCCGTCACAAGAACAGGAAGTAATTAGCCATAATAATAGAAAGTAGTGAGTATAGGAACAGACAAAAAGGATCTGGTCTAGTAATGAGGAAGTGGCTAGGGCAAGGTCATGCCACATGTGGGCTGCATAGGTAATGTGTAGTCCATGCACAAATCTGAAGGCAACAACTGAACTGTATGGAATatgaattaataaaatgaattagAAATGTTCTAGATTGGTGTATACTGCCTTTCGCCCGATGCCAGCTGGGTAGGGTGTACGGAtgaagcggttgacgatgagtgagtgagtgagtgattagaaatattgtaataaaatcaaataaagtataaaaaaataaaataaatgtgctaGGGATGCACAAAACTGGaaaatatttctataattacagatatTTGTATTTGGGAGTTAAGGATTACAGAAGTTCTGCGCAAGGGTCCTATTTATGGAAACTCATTAAAGCCAACACTGTAATCGGGTCTGTCAGTCTTGAATTTCTTATGATGTTTTAACCATATCTGACTTAAATGTTTGTAGAGTGTGCAACACTAATCTGTTCATGGAAGAAGCATTGATGGTGTTTGCCCAAAATCATACTGAAAAACAATCAATAAACATcagttaatctaaaaaaaaacaaaaaacgtattGGGTATATATTATCTACATCTGGTTGGTTAGTCTTGGAAAATGCGAACAGTGTAAAATGTCCTTTTGTATCAAGTATCACATATGATGCCTTTGCAAAAGACAATGCAAGGACAGAGTGGTAGATGCATTTGGAAGATGTATATATTGCCGGAGGAGGTGCAGAGTTTGAAAACTTTGTACAAATCCAGCAGAAAACAATATATGAGTTGCTTCTTATATGCTTGTTGTTGTGCAACATTAACCTGATAATCCAGAAGAAACACTCTTTTCCAAGCTCataacaaaatgaacatttttattctGCCAATCTGGCATCACAAGGAACCTGGAAAGAATACGCTTCACCAAAtggattttttaataataaattaaggaACTGTGTTGTTTGATGCTTAATCAGCTTTAAGAGTATAGGCACATGCTGTGACTATTGCATATGTGCACAGCTAAAATGGGAAATACTGTGCAGCCATAGAGTGTAATCATTTTTGGGATCTGTAGTATATGCAGCTACAtgtgtttattcagtgttttctttctttcttctttttttttttagaaataagtcaaaataaagtaaattaatgaataaataaattaactttgtGAAGCCATCTTAATACAAAGCACCATTGACAAAATGACAGTTTAACAGATAGGCATAACCAAAATCCCTACTCTTCTGAGAAGGCTTTACACTAGATTCAGTTGTATAAGAGCATCAttgaggtcaggtactgatgctGCTAGGCGAACACATCCCATAAATACTGGATGGAGCGCCTTCAGTTCCTGCTAAAGGCCTTTCTACAGCTTTAGCCCAGAAGCGTGTGCAGCTGACCCAATCATCCTGTTTTGCTGGTCAAGGCTTTTCCAGATAATAGTAGATAAAAAAGTGTATGTGTTTAGGCATATGGTGTCTGCTTCCATAAACTGGCCAAAACATTTagataatataaaacatttaaagtttCTTACCAATCTGTCAgcacaaaacacaaaatcaccTCTACTTGTAGAcctgaaagagagaaacagaatgaatGAATATGATACTGCTGTTGCTGGGACCTGCATAAGGACATGACAAACTAGCCAGTAAGGAGATTACACCATATTTACAAAACAACTAAAACTGAGGAGCTGAATTTACAATGTGTGTTTAACAAACTtgtgactaggggtgggcgatatggcactaaaataatatcacaatatttcatggtattatcgcgataacgatactcttggcaatatatatatatatatatatatttttttttaagaatacactaccgcaacaaaatgaaaatttcaatttatttttgcaaacgatttatgtcacacccctacctgagatataaaaaatacaagaatttgatcagattctgtaacagaagtcaatgatccagaatgtcatgatgactTATAATGCACTCTTAATATCTCCATGTaagcaggattaaagtaaaataaatgatactggacagatataatctgtctctagtagatatataatggaaaatgtaaacagtgtgaaaaaagtagtaccctgatgtaataagtggaggtgagtgatatggcacgatatttttagagtataatatcgttcacgatattcaaaaatgttgccgatattacaCCCTACTTGTGACCCCTAATAATAGTGTAATTTGCTTGTTTAAGCAATAGTATCATTTGAACAAACAAGACCTGAACATATTGTCATGATCCAGTTTATGACTGGACAGTTATGGAACTGAATTGTGAGCAATACATCTTTTTCCCCAACATAGATCAATATGTCCCTGGTGGACACTTATATAGCAGGTAAAGTGTGCCAAATATGATATTTTATGTCATATGTGAAACAGATGTCTGTGTTGTGAGAAGAGCAAAAAGAACAATGagtctgactttttttttcatctgatCCCGGACTCTTTAAATGTGGTACTGAAATATGATATCCAATACACCGCGAAGAGaattctgtattttttgtatgtttttgttgaataaaatattaattttgacTTTGATTTTTACTAGTATGATTAAATGCTGTGTAGATATGTGAAATTACAATTTCACCAGTAATAAACTGAATTGTACAACTATGTAACTAGAGTttgtacaaataaatataattatgaataacagaaaacattaaaatgtcAAGTTTTCTGGTTTCCTTTTATTTTTCAGTTAACGTTTTTAAACATTCGGGTGAAGTTGCTtgcattacagtttttttttttttgctttgggtatgttttatttaatgtttccaTAACATTGGTATTTGTCTGGCAGGGAATGTTATGTAAGAAACATTGtgataatgttgtgatgcaaaccaatCTTGTCATaccttttcagaacattcctaGAACATTATTTATGTAaggttacaggctaacctttctgGAACCTGTTCAAAAGATTGCTTAACGTTCCTAGAACGTTCTCTGTTAACTGCGATGTGAGTTTGGTAATATGACTTATCAGAATATTTGGAAATGTTATAattaacgtttccataatgtttGTATTCGACTAGCCAGTAACGTTATGTAACAGACAGGTTGTTAAACGTTCTTAGAACGTTCTCTTTTAGCTGGAAAGAGGGTCTGGTAATATGCCTTATCAGAATGTCTAGGAATGTTAAATTTAAAGTTTTCATAAGGTTAGTATTCGACTAGCCAGGAACGTTACGTGTGAGACAGGTTGCtaaacgttctctgttagctggaagGTGGGCCTGGTAATATAACTTATTAGAATGTCTGGGAATGTTATATTTAACGTTTCTATAAGGTTAGTATTCGACTAGCCAGGAACGTTATGTGACTGATTAAACGTAGCTAAACGTTCTTagaacgttctctgttagctggaagGTGGGCCTGGTAATATAACTTATTAGAATGTCTGGGAATGTTATATTTAACGTTTCTATAAGGTTAGTATTCGACTAGCCAGGAACGTTATGTGACTGATAGGTAGCTAAACGTTCTTAGAACGTTCTCTGTTTGCTGGGATGTGGGTCTGGTAATATGACATCAGAATGTCTGGGAATGTTAATAATGTGATGCAAAACCTTATGTCACACGTTTTTAAAACGTTCCTGTAAAATTGTTTCGGTAACATTACAGGCTCACCTTCCTGGTACCTctccaaaatgtttctaaatgttcCTAGAACGTTCTATGTTGGTTGGGATATGAGTTTGGTAATATGACTTTTCAGAATGTCTGGAAATGTTATAATTCGACATAACGTTAGTATTCGACTACTCAGCAACGTTTTGTGACAGACAGACTGCTAAACGTCTTTACAACGTTCTTTGTTAGCTGGGAAGTGGGTCTGGTAATATGATATCTATATGTCTGTTTAGATCTGATGTTATTGGTTAATAGTAAACAGATTTAAACTCTGATATCTGAGAGTACTGTGAGGCTGGTACAGTTCTCTGTAGTGTTCGGTGTGTTGTGTACATTGTGTACAGTAGGTTATGATGCAGCTCTGTAACATAGCTACAGGCTAACTGAGCGGAAGCTACAGCTGCAGCAGACCGTCAGCTGCTGCTCTGGGGCCGGCCGGCTGTCACTCACTTGTCCCTGATGATGGTCTGGAGCTCTCGTATTTGGTCGTTTAAAGGCAGAAGTTTGAGCTGAGGACCGATCTGCCGCTGGACCTCGCTGGCGCGCTCGTGCTCGTGCTCGTGCTCGTGCTCTCCCCCGCTGGAGGAGAAGCGGACCTGCTTGGCCGCGTGCTCCTCCGGCTGCCTGCCGCCGTTTACGCGCTCGCTCTCGTTCTGACACGGCATCCCGTTCTCCACGCAGCTCGTTTCCATATGAGAGCGATAAGGCGCCGATTAACGAAGCCGAGCGTGAGGGAGAGAGCGACTATCCTAGAGGGGGGACAGGTCTCTGTTCGAGGGTCTCCGATGTTAGCTCTTCATTTCTCCAGCTCCTACAGCACGGACAGGATCTCTAATCCATGACGTAGCGTCCAGGAACAAAAACACACTAACGGGACGTGACGAAGTCCTCCCACATACCGCCACCTGATTGGACAAAAATATGTCAATCAGAGACTAAACAGTAAAGTGGGCGGGGCAGCAGCAGCTCTAACCTCTGTCATTGGTCTGAACCTCTGACCGTGGAATAGCATGGAAAAAGTGAAACAGCCGCAGGTGTATTTTCAGACCATTTCCATCAATTTTTTCTCCTCTAGTGTCCAATTCCAACAGTTAGTACACTGTGTACAAAGTTCGTTGTAGTAAATGCAGTTTTTACGCTGTAGGGGGTTTAAAATATTTGTACAATTATACTGTTGTTGCAGAAAAACACATCGAAAGTTAATTGAATGTTTTAATGATTTTGTCTGTATGGCCCACATCCAGTTTGTTAGCATCAAATGGCCAGTGTTATCAATTCAGTTGTTAGCCAGTCAGCTAACAATAGACGTGTTGGAATTTTGCCAAGGttttcattacatttattttctggccTTGGCCGAGTCCTAATACGGTTTAAAATATTAGTTatctttaattaattttattgtcACCAGAGACTGCGCAGTCGGTACCATTGGCAGGGCAAGACCCACTCCTTCTCCCAGACCAAGCATGTCTCAGATCCCCTTCTTTGAGAGACATGTATTTTTATTGTGAAGCGAATAGCATCGCTAAAGGGACCAGAGCTTAGCTCTGTTTCCTCTGTTCGCTCCTGAGACAAATTAACCAGATGATTTTTCCTTATTTCGATCGATAAAACATAATGCAGATATTGACACAAATAATATAAACCTCACAAAAAATGCCAAGAATGCCTACAATGGATGTTTGTATCCAGGgttggactggtaatctggcgtatgGGGCAAATGCCCGGTGGGctgacagtcctcaggggccgatgctgatttttttttcttccattttttagcTAAGAGTCCGGCCCACAAGTTAGAGGGGGCGACCCATTGGCCAATATttaatatagacagtggactgaaccaatcagaatATAAAAAGAAAGCGACCACACCCCTTTCTCTGCGtggtttagctctgagcacatgggCGACTGGAAACAGTGCACTGGAGAGTGCATGCAGGGTCCGGCGctcgtgctttctctctctcttttttcaattcaattcaattcaattcaaggtgctttattggcatgacaaatAGTGCTACATTTGTGTTGCTAAAGCCTGAGTTACACAGTTTTAACaataaagtaaaagtggaagaaTAGTGAACTGATTCAGAGATGAACAATTTCTAGAGtgtaaaacagaacagaacattttacatattacatttttaaaccatacaaacatttaaataaaataataataaatcaataataaaaaaaaacataatataattaataagtgTAGGTAATTAGACTAATTAACCacaattgtttgtgtgtgtgtgtatatctcactctctctcccttgctCGCTTAttcgtgcgctctctctctctctctcgagccCCGTTCCAACATTCCacctcaaaaaacaaaacatgattataattaagttaattttttattatgaagttgataatggtgaggctatacagaatgccccgTTTGTagactgatacaaatacatgttatagctgtttaaaggaggaagcacctttaacctgaaaaaatataattatatttgttatatcaaagaaattccaaaaataataataacaataaacttcttatatttaatatgctgatgatacattatgcttctctgtaaccccaacATACATACATTATAAGTTGGTTGTGCtctgctaattatgaggggctggtctaaaccaaaaatgccagggccggattttttgtcccagtcaaGCCCTGTTTGTATCTATATACCAAATGCACACTACTTGCAATGAATGTCACTCAGTGACAGATGCTGTATTTAATGTAcattaaaatattggaaatgtttGAAATATTTTATCACTATCACTGAAATTTCTATCACACTGATGTAACTATTGTCTGGTCCTAGTTCCAGTTTAACCACGAAGTTTCTGTAAAT
This genomic interval from Astyanax mexicanus isolate ESR-SI-001 chromosome 1, AstMex3_surface, whole genome shotgun sequence contains the following:
- the uprt gene encoding uracil phosphoribosyltransferase homolog, whose amino-acid sequence is METSCVENGMPCQNESERVNGGRQPEEHAAKQVRFSSSGGEHEHEHEHERASEVQRQIGPQLKLLPLNDQIRELQTIIRDKSTSRGDFVFCADRLIRLVVEEGLNQLPYSECTVTTPTGHKYDGVKFEKGNCGVSIMRSGEAMEQGLRDCCRSIRIGKILIQSDEETQKAKVYYAKFPPDISRRKVLLMYPILSTGNTVIEAVRVLTEHGLQARHIILLSLFSTPHGARSIIQEFPDITILTTEVHPVAPTHFGQRYFGTD